A window from Candidatus Binataceae bacterium encodes these proteins:
- the lnt gene encoding apolipoprotein N-acyltransferase, whose protein sequence is MNLSSSLTRAALCVASGLALALAFPKIDFNLFAWVAFVPLFYAIEGERLWHVLGWAWLAGFSFFVGSMYWIAIPLHDFADVRMAIAILPMLLLAAVLAAYSAIAIWAGEFCARRLRIPMVVTMPIAWAAVEWVRTYFPIGFPWNLVGYAAYSYLTIIQFAEITGVYGISALIVFFNAVAYVVFFRRGNSRLQAMSLSALTLVMLLVFGFGIYRLQELKSAPPQGSFRVAMVQGNIPQSLKWDPNFLPQSFKVYQDESIAAAKHGVDLVVWPEAAAAFPFQPDDRYPASLAEDAPYRDALLKLAIAIRAPVLFGAPALVVRDGRLGFFNRADLVSAQGELVAHYDKINLVPFGEYIPAHRILGYLVNRVVEGFGDLIPGTEQTLFAEKGARLGVLICYESVFPNLTRLEVNKGADVLVNITNDAWYGDSSAPYQALAMAAMRSVETKTPMIRTANTGISAIIRPSGEITDRTPLFKRGTEIEDVSWRPVRTVYTVVGDVFSEICLVLTILAVLAAWLRPRQPSQLETVVEQILAANGSGSRREAS, encoded by the coding sequence ATGAACCTGTCCAGCTCCTTGACCCGCGCTGCGTTGTGCGTGGCCAGCGGATTAGCGCTAGCACTCGCGTTTCCAAAAATCGACTTCAACCTGTTCGCCTGGGTGGCATTCGTTCCGCTGTTCTATGCGATCGAGGGTGAGAGGCTCTGGCACGTCCTGGGATGGGCGTGGCTGGCGGGCTTCTCCTTTTTTGTCGGCTCGATGTACTGGATCGCGATTCCGTTGCACGATTTTGCGGATGTCCGCATGGCAATCGCGATCCTGCCCATGCTGCTGCTCGCCGCCGTGCTCGCGGCTTATAGCGCTATCGCGATTTGGGCAGGCGAATTCTGCGCCCGGCGACTCAGAATTCCGATGGTGGTCACGATGCCGATTGCGTGGGCTGCGGTCGAATGGGTCCGCACCTATTTTCCAATCGGGTTTCCGTGGAATCTGGTTGGATACGCTGCGTACAGTTATCTGACCATCATTCAGTTCGCCGAAATCACCGGGGTCTACGGAATCTCGGCGCTCATAGTCTTCTTCAACGCCGTCGCGTACGTGGTTTTCTTCCGGCGCGGCAATTCGCGCCTTCAGGCCATGAGCCTGAGCGCGCTAACCCTGGTCATGCTCCTGGTGTTCGGGTTCGGCATTTATCGACTGCAGGAACTCAAGAGCGCACCCCCGCAAGGCTCGTTCCGGGTCGCGATGGTACAAGGAAATATTCCGCAGAGCCTCAAGTGGGACCCGAACTTTCTGCCGCAGAGTTTCAAGGTCTACCAGGACGAATCAATCGCTGCTGCCAAGCATGGCGTCGACCTGGTCGTATGGCCGGAAGCGGCGGCGGCGTTTCCGTTTCAGCCCGACGATCGCTATCCAGCTTCCCTTGCCGAGGACGCGCCGTACCGCGATGCGCTGCTCAAACTCGCCATTGCGATCCGGGCCCCCGTCCTGTTCGGAGCCCCGGCGCTGGTGGTGCGCGACGGACGGTTGGGGTTCTTCAACCGCGCCGATCTGGTTTCGGCACAGGGCGAGCTGGTCGCGCATTACGACAAGATCAACCTGGTGCCGTTCGGCGAATACATTCCCGCGCACCGGATACTCGGCTACCTCGTAAATCGCGTGGTCGAGGGATTCGGCGACCTGATTCCCGGTACCGAGCAAACCCTGTTTGCGGAGAAAGGCGCTAGGTTGGGAGTGCTGATCTGCTACGAGAGCGTTTTTCCAAATCTCACCCGTCTGGAGGTGAACAAGGGGGCGGACGTGCTGGTGAACATCACCAACGATGCCTGGTACGGCGACAGCTCCGCGCCCTACCAGGCTCTGGCGATGGCGGCGATGCGCTCGGTCGAGACCAAGACCCCGATGATTCGCACCGCCAACACCGGGATCAGCGCAATTATCAGGCCTAGCGGAGAAATCACCGACCGGACTCCGCTGTTCAAGCGCGGCACTGAGATCGAAGACGTCTCGTGGCGCCCGGTCCGCACGGTGTACACGGTAGTCGGTGATGTGTTTTCGGAAATCTGCTTGGTGCTGACGATATTGGCGGTGCTGGCCGCCTGGTTGCGCCCGCGCCAGCCCAGTCAACTGGAAACGGTAGTCGAACAAATTCTCGCCGCCAACGGTAGCGGCTCGCGACGCGAAGCCTCCTGA
- the prfB gene encoding peptide chain release factor 2 has protein sequence MNSAATSSGGVFDLASLTARQDQLLEQSSKPDFWDRPEAAQAVLKEQDRVRAQLAGFDRLKKSLEESRVFLGMALEEGAEDSEAAGETQAALNAAREELERQELQVMLGGEYDRLGAIVSIHPGAGGMEAQDWAEMLLRLYLRWAERRGFKTDLADLQPGEGAGIKSATFEVDGDYAYGYLRAEAGIHRLVRISPYDANARRHTSFASMFVFPAIDDKVEVVINPADLRVDTFRASGAGGQHVNKTDSAVRMTHIPTGIVVSCQNERSQHKNRAMAMKILRSRLFELEQRKKKEELEKFSKDKKDIAWGSQIRSYVLQPYQLVKDHRTGVEIGNTASVLDGAIDPFIEAFLMGVRKGDADKEPE, from the coding sequence TTGAACAGCGCAGCGACCAGCTCGGGAGGCGTCTTTGACCTTGCCAGCCTGACCGCCCGCCAGGACCAGCTTCTCGAACAATCAAGCAAGCCCGACTTCTGGGACCGGCCGGAAGCTGCGCAGGCTGTGCTCAAGGAGCAGGACCGGGTGCGCGCTCAGCTTGCAGGCTTCGATCGGCTTAAGAAAAGTCTAGAGGAGTCGCGCGTGTTCCTCGGAATGGCTCTGGAGGAGGGTGCCGAGGACTCCGAGGCTGCCGGCGAAACACAAGCTGCCCTAAACGCCGCGCGCGAGGAGCTGGAGCGCCAGGAGCTGCAGGTGATGCTCGGCGGCGAGTACGATCGCCTCGGCGCGATCGTGTCGATTCATCCGGGAGCCGGCGGCATGGAGGCCCAGGATTGGGCCGAGATGCTGCTGCGGCTCTACCTCCGATGGGCGGAGCGACGCGGCTTCAAGACCGACCTCGCCGACTTGCAACCCGGCGAAGGCGCCGGGATCAAAAGCGCCACCTTCGAAGTAGATGGCGACTACGCATACGGCTATCTGAGAGCTGAGGCCGGCATCCATCGCCTGGTCCGTATCTCGCCATACGATGCCAACGCGCGTCGCCATACCTCGTTCGCCTCAATGTTCGTGTTCCCGGCGATTGACGACAAGGTCGAGGTGGTGATCAATCCCGCGGACCTGCGCGTCGATACCTTTCGCGCCTCCGGTGCCGGCGGGCAGCACGTCAACAAAACCGACTCGGCGGTGCGGATGACGCATATCCCCACCGGGATCGTGGTGAGCTGTCAGAACGAACGCTCCCAGCACAAGAATCGCGCGATGGCGATGAAGATCCTTCGGTCGCGGTTGTTCGAGCTCGAGCAACGCAAGAAAAAGGAAGAGCTGGAAAAATTTAGCAAGGACAAAAAAGATATCGCGTGGGGCAGCCAGATTCGATCCTATGTGCTGCAACCCTACCAGCTCGTGAAAGACCATCGGACGGGTGTCGAGATCGGCAACACTGCGTCGGTGCTCGACGGCGCGATCGATCCATTTATTGAAGCTTTCTTGATGGGGGTTCGCAAAGGCGACGCTGACAAGGAACCCGAATAA
- a CDS encoding PhoH family protein — MRRFGPAFRFQSPAGFAYDDWRQPEVSTAISSSPSQAISERPSEDALELHFDDSRLITDLLGQHDAHIRTLEQALGVRIDVNGTAMRIAGPHAEQALAGKVLGELYELLKRGYPVFPSDVEYSVRILRGDRNAELKDIFLDTIYVSAHKRVISPKSINQKLYIDAIRSHDIVFGIGPAGTGKTYLAMAMALAALMKNQVTRMVLCRPAVEAGEKLGFLPGDLAEKVNPYLRPLYDALHDMVDFDRARRMLERGTIEVAPLAFMRGRTLNDSFIILDEAQNTTSEQMKMFLTRLGYNSKAVITGDITQIDLPSGKLSGLKEARTVLANTEGIKFVYFTDRDVVRHRLVSAVITAYESFQREGVVLPGDGSGNS; from the coding sequence GTGCGGAGATTCGGCCCTGCCTTCCGCTTTCAAAGTCCGGCCGGTTTCGCATACGATGATTGGAGGCAACCCGAGGTATCGACGGCCATCAGCTCTTCACCCAGTCAGGCAATTTCCGAGCGACCCAGCGAAGACGCGCTGGAACTCCACTTCGACGATTCCCGCCTCATCACTGACCTGCTCGGTCAGCACGACGCGCACATCCGCACTCTGGAGCAGGCGCTTGGCGTTCGGATTGACGTCAACGGTACCGCGATGCGCATTGCGGGGCCTCACGCCGAACAGGCACTGGCAGGGAAGGTTCTCGGCGAGCTCTACGAACTGCTGAAACGCGGCTACCCGGTCTTTCCCAGCGACGTCGAGTACTCGGTCCGTATTCTGCGCGGTGATCGCAACGCCGAACTGAAGGACATCTTTCTCGACACGATCTATGTCTCCGCGCACAAGCGGGTCATTTCGCCCAAGAGCATCAATCAGAAGCTCTACATCGATGCGATCCGCTCGCACGACATTGTGTTCGGCATAGGACCCGCCGGCACCGGTAAGACCTATCTCGCGATGGCCATGGCGCTGGCGGCGTTGATGAAAAATCAGGTCACGCGCATGGTCCTGTGTCGGCCCGCGGTCGAGGCCGGCGAGAAGCTGGGGTTCCTCCCCGGCGACCTGGCGGAGAAGGTCAATCCCTACCTGCGCCCGCTCTATGATGCGCTCCACGACATGGTCGATTTTGATCGGGCGCGGCGGATGCTCGAGCGCGGCACCATCGAGGTCGCGCCGCTCGCGTTCATGCGCGGGCGCACCCTCAACGATTCCTTCATCATTCTCGACGAAGCGCAGAACACCACCTCGGAGCAGATGAAGATGTTCCTGACCCGGCTGGGCTACAACTCCAAGGCGGTGATCACCGGCGACATAACCCAGATCGATCTGCCGAGCGGCAAGCTCTCCGGACTCAAGGAAGCGCGTACCGTGCTTGCGAACACCGAGGGCATCAAGTTCGTCTATTTCACCGATCGCGACGTGGTGCGCCATCGCCTCGTGTCTGCCGTAATCACCGCCTATGAATCCTTTCAGCGCGAAGGCGTTGTACTCCCGGGCGACGGCAGCGGAAATTCCTGA
- a CDS encoding ketopantoate reductase family protein — MKAYDTDQAAAAMRGCLAEGGAILTLQNGVENEARLSEIFGRERVLGGNARVRVEIVEPGKLVHPSRGHIDFGELDGRESDRAKAITEIFRRAGIMGELSHNIMLLRWDKLVWNGAFNTVTTLTRRRVGALLDDPEGLRLVCQLMREIIDAARAEDYQIGYERIDSYLEHSRKNLRELKTSTQLDLERGKRLEYEALAGAVVRAARRHHLQMPAMQAVYALLRLLDGTRTA, encoded by the coding sequence GTGAAGGCCTATGACACCGACCAGGCCGCTGCCGCGATGCGCGGATGTCTCGCAGAAGGCGGCGCGATTCTGACCCTGCAGAATGGGGTGGAGAACGAAGCGCGCCTGAGCGAGATTTTCGGCCGCGAACGAGTCCTGGGCGGCAACGCGCGGGTCAGGGTCGAAATAGTCGAGCCCGGCAAGTTGGTCCATCCGAGCAGAGGTCATATCGACTTTGGCGAGCTCGACGGCCGCGAATCCGATCGCGCCAAGGCGATCACAGAAATCTTCCGCCGGGCGGGAATAATGGGCGAGCTCAGCCACAACATCATGCTGCTTAGGTGGGACAAGCTAGTGTGGAACGGGGCGTTCAATACCGTCACGACGCTGACCCGGCGAAGGGTTGGGGCTCTGCTTGATGACCCGGAAGGCCTGCGGCTGGTATGCCAGCTGATGCGCGAAATCATCGATGCTGCGCGGGCGGAAGACTATCAGATCGGGTACGAGCGCATAGACAGCTATCTAGAGCACTCGCGGAAGAATTTGCGCGAGCTCAAAACCTCAACCCAGCTAGACCTCGAGCGGGGCAAGCGGCTCGAATACGAAGCGCTGGCCGGCGCGGTGGTGCGGGCGGCGCGGCGACACCATCTTCAGATGCCCGCGATGCAAGCGGTATACGCGCTGCTCAGGCTGCTGGACGGTACGCGGACCGCGTAG
- the ybeY gene encoding rRNA maturation RNase YbeY: MTVALRVACARARGYARGLRADADRLLSALGLRRAELSVIMVDDPTIQGLNREFRSTDSPTDVLSFSQIEELGPNASNLDQLLVDRPDTILGDVVISIDTALRQASQYRMTPAVRLRTLLIHGTLHLIGYDHERSRGDARRMFARERELAKALARGATGRRAAKVTTRRSGKRAER; the protein is encoded by the coding sequence GTGACGGTCGCGCTCCGTGTCGCATGCGCGCGTGCTCGCGGCTATGCCCGGGGGCTGCGCGCCGATGCCGACCGCCTGCTCTCGGCGCTCGGCCTCAGGCGCGCCGAGCTTTCGGTGATCATGGTTGACGATCCGACCATCCAGGGACTCAATCGAGAGTTTCGCAGTACGGACTCCCCGACCGACGTGCTGTCGTTCTCCCAGATCGAGGAACTTGGCCCTAACGCCTCCAATCTTGATCAGCTATTAGTCGACCGTCCAGACACCATTCTGGGTGACGTCGTCATCTCGATAGACACGGCACTTCGCCAGGCATCGCAGTACCGAATGACACCAGCCGTGCGTCTGCGAACACTCCTCATCCACGGCACCCTTCACCTGATTGGCTACGACCACGAACGATCCCGCGGTGACGCGCGACGGATGTTCGCGCGCGAGCGCGAGCTCGCAAAGGCGCTCGCGCGAGGGGCCACAGGCCGCCGAGCGGCCAAAGTCACCACGCGCCGTTCCGGAAAGCGCGCCGAGCGGTGA
- a CDS encoding 2-dehydropantoate 2-reductase N-terminal domain-containing protein, which produces MKILVMGAGAVGSYFGGRLGAAGEIVTLCGRGDHLRAMREQGLAVKSISGDVWVAALQSVRVTARRMI; this is translated from the coding sequence ATGAAGATCCTGGTGATGGGTGCTGGCGCGGTGGGCTCTTATTTTGGCGGGCGGCTTGGGGCTGCGGGCGAAATCGTGACTCTCTGCGGGCGTGGCGATCACCTTCGCGCGATGCGCGAGCAGGGGCTTGCGGTAAAAAGTATTAGCGGCGACGTGTGGGTCGCGGCGCTACAGAGCGTCCGTGTGACTGCGCGCCGTATGATCTGA
- a CDS encoding glutathione S-transferase N-terminal domain-containing protein, with product MIDVYFWPTPNGYKVSVMLEELGLKYNIVPVNIGRGDQFRPEFLKISPNNRMPAIIDSEGPGGKPFAIFESGAILMYLAEKYGKLMPSETRGKYEVIEWLMFQMASVGPMLGQAHHFRLYSPEKLQYAIDRYTNEARRIYNVIDKRLGEAAYLAGEYSIADIAVYPWLVPHNMQGQNLDDTPNLKRWYEEVRNRPAVQRGFAVMAEEVAKMREAAAARQRPHDQESWNNLFGNKQFEKR from the coding sequence ATGATCGACGTATATTTCTGGCCCACGCCCAACGGTTACAAGGTGAGCGTGATGCTCGAAGAGCTCGGGCTCAAGTACAACATCGTTCCGGTAAACATTGGTAGGGGTGATCAATTCAGGCCCGAGTTCCTGAAGATCAGCCCCAACAACCGCATGCCGGCAATCATCGACTCAGAAGGCCCCGGCGGGAAGCCGTTTGCGATTTTCGAGTCGGGCGCCATCCTGATGTACCTGGCCGAGAAGTACGGCAAGCTCATGCCAAGCGAAACACGCGGCAAGTACGAAGTGATCGAGTGGCTGATGTTTCAAATGGCGAGCGTCGGTCCCATGCTTGGGCAGGCGCACCACTTCCGTCTCTACTCGCCCGAAAAGCTGCAGTACGCGATCGACCGCTACACTAACGAAGCGCGCCGCATTTACAACGTAATCGACAAACGTCTGGGCGAGGCAGCCTATCTGGCGGGGGAGTACTCGATTGCGGACATAGCCGTGTACCCGTGGCTGGTGCCGCATAACATGCAGGGTCAGAATCTCGACGATACTCCCAATCTCAAGCGATGGTACGAAGAGGTGCGCAACCGCCCCGCGGTGCAGCGCGGCTTTGCGGTCATGGCTGAGGAAGTCGCGAAGATGCGCGAGGCCGCCGCGGCTCGCCAACGGCCCCACGATCAAGAGTCGTGGAACAATCTGTTCGGGAACAAGCAGTTCGAAAAGAGATAG